Proteins from a single region of Bdellovibrio bacteriovorus HD100:
- a CDS encoding tetratricopeptide repeat protein, with protein sequence MKLIILVVAAATLLTGCLKTRTDVRENEQRQVMQQQVVTLQKTNADASGRVADLEEQMRELNGRVDVVENKLGSSHSGVENALRNSQQQNQDLNGKVAIMQEALTTMEKQIYALNAEVNALRAEKAAVQAEKSAKQAKRDAFEAAQEFFGKKDWKQSILNFQKYRDENPKGPKFADATYKIGVSFQELGMKDEAKTFYDEVVSKFPKSEEARRAKIRLKGLKK encoded by the coding sequence ATGAAGTTGATCATTCTTGTTGTCGCCGCCGCGACTTTGCTGACGGGCTGTTTGAAAACCCGCACCGATGTTCGTGAAAATGAGCAACGTCAGGTGATGCAGCAACAGGTTGTGACATTGCAAAAGACCAATGCGGATGCTTCCGGCCGTGTGGCCGACCTTGAAGAGCAAATGCGTGAGCTGAACGGCCGTGTGGATGTGGTTGAAAACAAGCTGGGTTCCAGCCATTCAGGTGTGGAAAACGCCCTGAGAAACTCTCAGCAGCAGAATCAGGATCTGAACGGCAAAGTGGCCATAATGCAAGAAGCCCTCACAACCATGGAAAAACAAATCTATGCGTTGAATGCCGAAGTAAATGCCCTGCGCGCTGAAAAAGCCGCGGTTCAGGCTGAAAAGTCCGCGAAACAGGCTAAAAGGGACGCTTTTGAAGCGGCTCAGGAGTTCTTTGGTAAAAAAGACTGGAAACAGTCCATCCTGAACTTCCAAAAGTACCGTGATGAAAACCCGAAAGGTCCTAAGTTTGCCGATGCGACCTATAAAATCGGGGTGTCCTTCCAGGAATTGGGTATGAAAGACGAGGCAAAAACCTTCTATGACGAGGTGGTCAGCAAGTTTCCGAAGTCAGAAGAGGCTCGTCGTGCTAAGATCCGTTTGAAGGGTTTAAAAAAGTAA
- the tsaD gene encoding tRNA (adenosine(37)-N6)-threonylcarbamoyltransferase complex transferase subunit TsaD, whose protein sequence is MIERVLAIETSCDDTSVAIVDRTGWVHSVVAASQDLDHEIYGGIVPEIAARNHSIALIPLIEEAFKKANMNWSDVQGIAVTNRPGLIGALIVGLVTAKSLSQAKHLPFLGVNHLEGHLLAPFLRDDKYAPPEDFGYPYVGLAISGGHTSLYQIKGLGDYRILGATKDDAAGECFDKFAKMAGLGFPGGVRVDQMAKAGNPQAFEFPRSMIHDDTFDMSFSGLKSSGQRMLEQLGPELVQERLPDLCASFQEAIVDVLIAKLDRAAKVFRSKRVILTGGVSANSRLRQRAQEWADKKGYTLVIPPLRYCTDNAAMIGYVGALRMARGEVSALDLGPSPQALASDFK, encoded by the coding sequence GTGATTGAAAGAGTTCTCGCCATTGAAACCAGCTGTGATGACACCTCTGTCGCGATCGTTGATCGTACCGGCTGGGTTCACTCTGTGGTGGCGGCCTCTCAGGATCTGGATCACGAAATCTATGGCGGCATCGTCCCTGAAATTGCCGCCCGCAACCATTCCATCGCTTTAATTCCATTAATCGAAGAAGCCTTTAAGAAAGCCAACATGAATTGGTCTGACGTGCAGGGTATTGCCGTCACCAATCGTCCGGGTTTGATCGGCGCTTTGATTGTGGGGCTGGTGACTGCGAAGTCCTTGTCTCAGGCAAAACATTTGCCTTTCTTGGGTGTGAACCACCTGGAAGGGCATTTGCTGGCGCCGTTTTTGCGCGATGATAAATATGCTCCACCGGAAGATTTTGGTTACCCATATGTGGGTTTGGCGATCAGCGGGGGGCACACAAGTTTGTATCAAATTAAAGGACTGGGCGATTATCGTATCTTGGGTGCTACCAAGGATGATGCGGCCGGGGAGTGTTTCGATAAATTTGCAAAGATGGCAGGCCTGGGGTTCCCGGGTGGAGTGCGCGTCGATCAAATGGCCAAGGCGGGGAATCCGCAGGCTTTCGAATTCCCCCGCAGCATGATCCATGATGACACTTTCGACATGAGCTTCTCGGGATTAAAATCTTCCGGCCAGCGCATGCTTGAACAACTGGGACCAGAACTTGTGCAGGAGCGTCTGCCGGATCTGTGCGCCTCGTTCCAGGAAGCCATCGTGGATGTCCTGATCGCGAAGCTGGATCGGGCGGCGAAAGTCTTCCGCTCCAAGCGTGTGATTCTGACCGGCGGGGTCAGCGCGAATTCGCGTCTTCGTCAGCGGGCTCAGGAATGGGCCGACAAAAAAGGTTATACTTTGGTGATCCCACCTCTGCGTTACTGTACTGATAACGCCGCGATGATCGGTTACGTCGGTGCTTTGCGCATGGCTCGCGGTGAAGTGTCGGCTTTGGATCTGGGACCGTCCCCTCAAGCTCTTGCATCGGATTTTAAATGA
- the rsmA gene encoding 16S rRNA (adenine(1518)-N(6)/adenine(1519)-N(6))-dimethyltransferase RsmA has translation MSYSRERLQRAQEAMGIAAKKSLGQNFLVSDTVINRIIDQVKAFAPEELVEVGPGPGALTDLLLELNLPLQLIELDSAIAAYWREKGLTVIEQDALRLDWKQFYTGKRVVFVSNLPYQISSSIVIERSLENEGVAAMVLMFQKEVAQKIRGTVDSDLYGLLSVYAQAFWKIETVTDAGPRDFQPPPKVASRVLSFERIESEVKNRKAFLTFVKCAFAQRRKLLKKNLSGLLSQKKLTEEQMVGWLAELGFKETARAEELSPKQFVALYKHFGFE, from the coding sequence ATGAGTTATTCACGCGAACGTCTGCAGCGCGCGCAAGAAGCCATGGGCATTGCCGCGAAAAAATCTTTGGGCCAGAACTTTCTGGTCAGCGACACGGTCATCAATCGTATCATCGATCAGGTGAAGGCCTTTGCGCCGGAAGAACTGGTCGAAGTGGGCCCCGGCCCGGGGGCATTGACGGATCTGTTGTTAGAGCTGAATCTGCCGCTGCAGCTGATTGAGCTGGACTCTGCCATTGCGGCTTACTGGCGCGAAAAAGGTTTGACAGTGATTGAGCAAGACGCCCTTCGCTTGGACTGGAAGCAGTTCTATACCGGCAAGCGTGTGGTCTTTGTCAGCAATCTGCCGTATCAGATTTCATCCAGCATCGTGATTGAGCGTTCGTTGGAAAATGAAGGTGTGGCAGCGATGGTGCTGATGTTCCAAAAGGAAGTCGCCCAGAAAATCCGCGGCACTGTGGACAGTGATCTGTACGGTCTTTTAAGTGTCTATGCACAAGCTTTCTGGAAGATTGAAACCGTGACGGATGCCGGTCCAAGGGATTTCCAGCCGCCTCCAAAGGTGGCCAGCCGGGTGCTTTCTTTCGAACGTATTGAGTCTGAGGTCAAAAACCGCAAGGCTTTCCTGACATTTGTAAAGTGCGCCTTCGCGCAAAGACGCAAGCTTTTGAAGAAAAATTTGTCTGGTCTTTTAAGTCAAAAGAAGCTAACTGAAGAGCAAATGGTCGGCTGGTTGGCCGAGCTGGGCTTTAAAGAAACGGCCCGTGCTGAGGAGCTTTCTCCGAAGCAGTTTGTGGCCCTGTATAAGCATTTTGGATTTGAGTAA
- the smpB gene encoding SsrA-binding protein SmpB, which yields MSENILIVHENKKARFDYTIVETYEAGLQLMGSEVKSLRNKDVQLKDSYISFKGDEAYLQNAHIAEYKASSYNNHVPERHRKLLMHRNELDEIFEALREKGYSCVPLKIYFKNGRAKLQIALVKGKKTHDKREAIKKRDVSDQIRSSLRRSR from the coding sequence ATGAGCGAAAACATCCTGATTGTTCATGAGAACAAAAAAGCACGCTTTGACTACACGATCGTGGAAACCTACGAGGCGGGTCTGCAGCTTATGGGCAGCGAGGTGAAATCCCTGCGCAATAAGGATGTTCAGTTGAAGGATTCCTACATCTCTTTCAAAGGGGATGAGGCGTACCTGCAAAACGCGCACATCGCGGAATACAAAGCTTCCAGTTACAACAATCACGTTCCGGAAAGACATCGCAAGCTTCTGATGCACAGAAATGAGCTGGACGAAATCTTCGAGGCTTTGCGTGAAAAAGGCTATTCCTGCGTGCCGCTGAAGATCTACTTCAAAAACGGCCGCGCCAAACTTCAGATTGCATTGGTTAAGGGTAAAAAGACCCACGACAAGCGCGAGGCGATCAAGAAACGCGACGTTTCTGATCAAATTCGTTCATCTCTGCGACGTTCAAGATAG
- a CDS encoding flagellar brake protein, with amino-acid sequence MDQSTFKLIARADERAKLWDDMAKARGEFLCKGTEDSICKLRVVLFNSKHQALECTFESPTQMKDQEEYLGHFFLGGEKYYFQSKAQVVNGKVLIPVPQELYHLQRRQNYRVRIPDGYQAFYNIILVNDKPQKITGQLADLSSQGCRVVYRLDAPLMKTGDKVTGHLLIGKRSPIEVQGEVRHIKVDDGNKVIQTFGIEFTPLPTILENKLFAITLEIHKEVFRR; translated from the coding sequence ATGGATCAAAGCACCTTCAAGCTCATAGCGCGCGCTGACGAAAGAGCGAAACTTTGGGATGATATGGCCAAAGCCCGCGGCGAGTTTCTGTGCAAGGGCACGGAAGACTCTATCTGTAAGTTGCGTGTGGTGTTGTTCAATTCCAAACACCAGGCTTTGGAGTGCACTTTTGAATCGCCAACCCAAATGAAGGATCAGGAAGAATACCTGGGTCACTTTTTCTTAGGTGGTGAAAAATATTACTTCCAATCCAAAGCCCAAGTTGTCAACGGCAAGGTTCTGATTCCAGTTCCACAGGAGCTGTATCATCTGCAACGCCGCCAAAACTATCGCGTGCGCATCCCGGATGGATATCAGGCTTTCTACAACATTATTCTGGTGAATGATAAACCCCAGAAAATCACCGGCCAGTTGGCCGATCTGAGCAGTCAGGGCTGCCGTGTGGTTTACCGTTTGGATGCTCCGCTGATGAAAACCGGCGACAAAGTCACAGGTCACCTCCTGATCGGCAAAAGAAGCCCGATCGAAGTTCAAGGCGAAGTCCGCCACATCAAAGTCGACGACGGCAACAAGGTCATCCAAACCTTCGGCATCGAGTTCACCCCCCTGCCAACAATCCTGGAAAACAAACTCTTCGCCATCACCCTAGAAATCCACAAAGAAGTCTTCCGCCGCTAA
- a CDS encoding SAM-dependent methyltransferase, which yields MIAYLAPEKFLPDLLEELKYVKSVHGNLVLTDGPLQNPVWAQNIWLDAQIIPFESITQAAKALKALGKLWAPYTIENHRRAQLIQDQLPKLRPRVINFLDPLPDNNLGAWMLLDKNTLLASPTTNSPFPLGDVQFNEDKKNPPSRAYLKLWELFTVYGIKPKKGQRVVDFGSCPGGWTWVLQTVGCEVVSIDRAPLEPHIAALPGVKFMKTNAFNVKPEDIGAIDWFFSDIICYPEKLLELVQNWQASGLCSNFVCTIKFQGKTDYETLKKFLALENVRIQHLHHNKHEVTVWIKAPSSS from the coding sequence ATGATCGCATATCTTGCCCCGGAAAAATTTCTGCCTGATCTTCTGGAAGAACTTAAATACGTAAAATCAGTTCACGGAAATCTGGTACTTACTGATGGGCCCCTGCAGAATCCTGTATGGGCCCAAAATATTTGGCTTGATGCCCAAATCATTCCTTTTGAATCCATCACCCAGGCCGCCAAGGCATTAAAGGCCCTAGGCAAACTGTGGGCCCCCTACACCATTGAAAATCACCGTCGTGCCCAACTGATTCAGGACCAGCTCCCGAAACTGCGCCCGCGCGTGATCAACTTTCTGGATCCACTTCCGGACAACAATCTGGGTGCCTGGATGCTGCTGGATAAAAACACGCTTTTGGCATCGCCAACCACGAACTCGCCGTTTCCATTAGGGGACGTTCAGTTCAATGAAGACAAAAAGAATCCTCCATCTCGGGCGTACCTGAAACTGTGGGAACTTTTCACCGTTTATGGTATCAAACCCAAAAAAGGCCAGAGGGTTGTGGACTTTGGCAGCTGCCCGGGGGGCTGGACATGGGTGCTGCAAACCGTGGGTTGTGAGGTCGTCAGTATCGACCGCGCCCCGCTGGAGCCGCACATCGCCGCTTTGCCTGGCGTGAAGTTCATGAAGACCAATGCCTTTAACGTGAAGCCCGAGGACATTGGGGCCATTGATTGGTTCTTCTCGGACATCATCTGCTATCCCGAGAAATTGCTCGAGTTGGTTCAAAATTGGCAAGCTTCAGGACTTTGCTCAAACTTCGTTTGCACGATAAAATTCCAAGGTAAGACCGACTACGAGACTTTGAAAAAGTTTCTGGCGCTCGAGAATGTACGTATACAGCACTTGCACCACAATAAGCACGAGGTCACGGTATGGATCAAAGCACCTTCAAGCTCATAG
- a CDS encoding MarR family winged helix-turn-helix transcriptional regulator, whose translation MAKLFLTEIPPRETIQEEARTMFPQVNPESWYSHILLRKVTTEFEINLDKFFSQYNLSSGRFTLMILLNKYVDGLMPSELAQMVGVTQATISGLINSLEKVEVVQRTTHEKDGRSYVIKLTEKGKKMTGEILPEYQTRINKFWSEFPSEEKTQINGYFERLIKQMKEIGQKPTAE comes from the coding sequence ATGGCAAAGTTGTTCCTTACTGAAATTCCTCCCCGCGAAACCATCCAAGAAGAGGCACGCACTATGTTTCCGCAGGTGAATCCCGAGTCTTGGTATTCACACATACTGTTGCGTAAGGTCACCACGGAGTTTGAAATCAATCTGGATAAATTCTTTTCCCAGTACAATTTGTCTTCCGGCCGTTTCACATTGATGATTCTGCTGAACAAATATGTGGATGGCCTGATGCCTTCTGAACTCGCGCAAATGGTTGGTGTCACACAGGCCACAATTTCAGGACTGATCAATAGCCTGGAAAAAGTTGAAGTTGTGCAAAGAACCACGCACGAAAAAGACGGCCGCTCTTACGTGATCAAGCTGACTGAAAAAGGCAAAAAGATGACCGGCGAGATTCTTCCAGAATACCAAACCCGCATCAATAAATTCTGGAGCGAATTCCCTTCAGAAGAAAAAACCCAGATCAACGGCTATTTCGAAAGACTGATCAAACAAATGAAAGAAATCGGCCAAAAACCCACCGCCGAATAA
- a CDS encoding GlcG/HbpS family heme-binding protein — MNKRIAALTVALMATPIAQAASPSAGFKIESNITLTLAEEAAKEAVANCATKGYQVAATVVDKAGDVKAMFRADGAGPHTVDASRRKAYTSASAKNGTSAMLATSQSNPAAQNLGAIDGFLLLGGGLPIRAGSIVIGAIGVGGAPGGPLDDQCAQAGIDKIKDRLGN, encoded by the coding sequence ATGAACAAACGCATCGCCGCTCTGACCGTGGCTTTGATGGCCACCCCCATCGCACAAGCCGCATCCCCTTCCGCAGGATTCAAAATAGAATCCAACATCACTCTGACTTTGGCTGAAGAGGCCGCCAAAGAAGCTGTCGCCAACTGCGCAACCAAGGGCTATCAAGTGGCCGCTACCGTCGTCGATAAGGCAGGCGACGTTAAAGCGATGTTTCGCGCCGATGGCGCGGGCCCTCATACCGTCGATGCCAGCCGTCGAAAAGCCTACACTTCCGCTTCTGCAAAGAACGGAACCTCTGCAATGCTTGCAACATCTCAAAGCAATCCTGCCGCCCAGAATCTTGGCGCCATTGACGGATTCCTATTGCTCGGCGGGGGCCTTCCCATTCGAGCTGGCAGTATCGTCATTGGTGCTATTGGCGTGGGTGGTGCTCCAGGCGGTCCTTTGGACGACCAGTGCGCTCAAGCTGGAATCGACAAAATCAAGGATCGACTAGGAAATTGA
- the map gene encoding type I methionyl aminopeptidase: MIVKTEADLEGLKKIGKIVANCLQYMARKMEPGMSTKELDQLGGTYLELHGAKSGPMATYNFPGYNCISLNHEVAHGVPSDKKIIKAGDLINIDVSAEFGGYFADNGGSFIVPPGKKSDEELLKVTRLALDTAIKAVKAGELINVIGYNIEKVAKSHGYTVIENLGSHGVGRGLHEEPKFIAGYYDKTDKRKLKDGHVITIEPFVSTGARFVDEEPDNWTLVAGKEHRTAQFEHTMVVLKDRALIVTIPDSV; the protein is encoded by the coding sequence ATGATCGTAAAGACAGAAGCCGACCTGGAAGGTCTTAAAAAAATCGGGAAAATCGTCGCCAACTGCCTGCAGTACATGGCCCGCAAAATGGAACCCGGAATGAGCACCAAAGAGCTGGATCAGCTGGGCGGCACTTATTTGGAATTGCATGGAGCCAAATCCGGCCCCATGGCAACGTACAACTTCCCTGGCTACAACTGCATCAGCCTGAATCACGAAGTCGCCCACGGCGTGCCCTCTGACAAGAAGATCATCAAAGCCGGTGACCTGATCAACATCGACGTATCGGCCGAATTTGGAGGCTACTTCGCTGACAACGGCGGCTCTTTCATCGTGCCTCCGGGAAAGAAATCGGACGAAGAACTTTTGAAGGTCACCCGTCTGGCGCTCGACACAGCGATCAAGGCTGTGAAAGCCGGCGAGCTGATCAATGTGATCGGCTACAACATCGAAAAAGTCGCAAAGTCCCACGGTTACACCGTTATTGAAAACCTGGGCAGTCATGGTGTGGGCCGCGGCCTGCACGAAGAACCAAAATTCATCGCGGGTTATTACGACAAGACGGACAAACGCAAACTGAAAGACGGCCATGTCATCACCATCGAGCCATTTGTCTCCACCGGCGCAAGATTCGTCGATGAAGAACCCGACAACTGGACACTGGTGGCCGGCAAAGAACATCGCACCGCCCAGTTTGAACACACGATGGTGGTTCTAAAGGACCGCGCCCTGATCGTGACCATTCCTGATTCTGTTTAA
- a CDS encoding NAD(P)H-hydrate dehydratase, translated as MEKANDPVRILKKSTARKLLPAVSAHDNKATRGRSLLLAGSAQYPGAGILAARGALRMGSGYVMLAPQGVTVSSLENPDFLVLDLKKDSWQQQKFDALLCGPGFGVTPFTAEVIRELKARKVERVVLDADALTVCAEQDLFPLPATWIVTPHTGELARCLGVEAEEIAANRYGFVRVAQEMMGCVVLLKGPQTLVAGPNRVYGISTGNAALAKSGTGDVLAGIITALRAQKVPALRAALLGAYVHGATANLWKSRKRDLLSMTASDVVESLPQVLYNLREGF; from the coding sequence ATGGAAAAAGCCAATGATCCCGTTCGCATCCTGAAGAAATCAACCGCGCGGAAACTTTTACCTGCCGTCAGCGCCCATGATAATAAAGCCACAAGGGGCCGCAGTCTTTTGCTGGCGGGAAGTGCCCAGTACCCCGGGGCCGGGATTTTGGCCGCCCGTGGGGCTTTGCGCATGGGCAGTGGCTATGTGATGCTGGCCCCGCAAGGGGTGACGGTTTCATCTTTGGAAAATCCGGATTTTTTGGTTTTGGATCTTAAGAAAGACTCTTGGCAGCAGCAAAAATTCGATGCGCTTTTGTGTGGTCCGGGTTTTGGAGTCACTCCGTTCACTGCTGAGGTGATTCGCGAATTGAAGGCCCGCAAGGTCGAACGGGTGGTGCTGGATGCCGATGCTCTGACGGTCTGTGCGGAACAGGATCTGTTTCCGCTGCCCGCAACCTGGATTGTCACGCCCCACACCGGGGAACTGGCGCGCTGCCTGGGGGTGGAGGCCGAAGAAATCGCCGCCAACCGCTACGGATTTGTGCGTGTTGCGCAGGAGATGATGGGCTGTGTGGTTTTGCTCAAAGGCCCGCAGACTTTGGTGGCCGGCCCCAACCGGGTTTATGGGATCTCCACCGGAAACGCCGCTTTGGCGAAATCCGGAACCGGGGATGTGCTGGCGGGGATTATAACGGCTTTGAGGGCACAAAAGGTGCCTGCTTTAAGGGCAGCGCTGTTGGGGGCCTATGTCCATGGAGCCACCGCGAACCTGTGGAAGTCGCGTAAAAGGGATCTGTTAAGCATGACGGCGTCCGATGTGGTCGAATCTCTGCCCCAGGTGCTCTATAACTTACGTGAGGGATTTTAG
- a CDS encoding NUDIX hydrolase — MSSLKESLYSAINVTMPLDLSTQLGRHACVALILRGNSLENLELGYIQRAFSDSDRWSGQLAFPGGKREDSDKTDLDAALRETLEEVGIDLTNPELLGRLNDIQARKAGTMLDFYIRPFVFFTERNFNIVLDKTEVADFFWVPLKEIQNPQRVTTYRLQRENIGLELPAVYLDREPPLWGLSYMMTLNLLEVLAAANK; from the coding sequence ATGAGCTCCCTCAAAGAATCTCTTTATTCCGCCATCAATGTGACCATGCCCCTGGATCTTTCCACGCAACTGGGCCGCCATGCCTGCGTGGCTCTGATCCTGCGCGGGAATTCTTTGGAAAATCTGGAACTGGGTTATATCCAGCGGGCTTTCAGTGATTCCGACCGCTGGTCAGGTCAACTGGCTTTTCCCGGGGGCAAGCGTGAAGACAGCGACAAAACGGATCTGGATGCGGCCCTTCGTGAAACGCTGGAAGAAGTCGGCATTGATCTGACCAACCCGGAGCTGCTGGGTCGCCTGAATGATATTCAGGCCCGCAAAGCCGGAACCATGCTGGATTTTTACATCCGCCCGTTTGTGTTTTTCACCGAACGAAATTTTAATATTGTGCTGGATAAAACCGAAGTGGCGGACTTTTTCTGGGTTCCGCTCAAAGAAATTCAAAATCCGCAAAGAGTGACCACCTATCGCCTGCAGCGGGAAAATATCGGCCTTGAACTTCCTGCCGTGTATCTGGATCGTGAGCCGCCACTGTGGGGATTGTCGTACATGATGACCCTGAATCTGCTCGAAGTTCTGGCAGCCGCGAACAAATAA